In one Triplophysa rosa linkage group LG13, Trosa_1v2, whole genome shotgun sequence genomic region, the following are encoded:
- the tspan7 gene encoding tetraspanin-7 yields MSPPSARLQTKPVITCLKTFLVSYSLIFWFTGVILLAVGVWGKVNLEFDLLLKSDKGTNAPYVLIGTGAIIIIFGLFGCFATCRGSPWMLKLYAMFLTLVFLAELVAGISGFIFRHEIKAVLQDVYKSAESAYSGKDTRSEDLDRVQRTLQCCGEMNYTSWANTEYFKQEGIPKSCCNVSAGVNCTTTELKNLTLAASVVYQQGCFSLMTITMEANLGIIAGISFGIAFFQLIGIFLTCCLSRYITNNQYEMV; encoded by the exons ATGTCCCCTCCATCCGCACGGCTGCAAACCAAACCCGTGATAACGTGTCTGAAGACGTTCCTCGTCTCGTACAGTTTGATTTTTTGG TTCACAGGGGTGATCCTGTTGGCTGTTGGAGTATGGGGAAAGGTTAATTTGGAGTTCGACCTGCTCCTAAAGTCGGACAAGGGGACCAATGCACCGTATGTCCTCATCGGGACCGgagccatcatcatcatctttggACTGTTTGGTTGCTTCGCTACCTGCCGTGGAAGTCCATGGATGCTGAAACTG TATGCCATGTTCTTGACACTGGTGTTTCTTGCTGAACTAGTGGCAGGCATATCTGGATTCATTTTTAGACATgag ATTAAAGCAGTACTTCAGGATGTTTATAAAAGTGCTGAATCCGCCTACAGTGGAAAGGATACAAGAAGTGAAGATCTGGACAGAGTCCAGAGAACA CTGCAGTGCTGTGGAGAGATGAACTACACCAGCTGGGCAAACACAGAATACTTCAAACAGGAGGGAATACCCAAAAGCTGCTGCAATGTGTCTGCTGGTGTTAACTGCACTACTACAGAACTTAAGAATCTCACGTTGGCGGCATCAGTGGTGTATCAGCAG ggCTGTTTCTCTCTAATGACTATTACAATGGAGGCCAATCTTGGAATAATTGCTGGAATTTCTTTTGGAATAGCATTCTTCCAG CTTATTGGGATATTCCTGACATGCTGTCTGTCTCGCTATATCACCAACAACCAATATGAGATGGTGTAG
- the mid1ip1l gene encoding mid1-interacting protein 1-like, giving the protein MMQLNDAHCNKHSLLNVMNRFIAAANNMNETIMVPSLLRDVPLEDNASEDSVSHNNNNEPSYPKQRDMYEHYLLLKSIKNDMEWGLLKREMGGSFLEMTVKQEEPQQQMSGDAKDCPDLESQFHYHLHGLFGVLSKLTVQADHLTNRYKREIGGGSLLR; this is encoded by the coding sequence ATGATGCAGCTCAACGACGCACACTGCAACAAGCACTCGCTGCTCAACGTGATGAACCGCTTCATCGCTGCTGCCAACAACATGAACGAGACCATCATGGTGCCAAGCTTGCTAAGAGATGTGCCTCTGGAAGACAACGCGAGTGAAGACTCTGTTAGTCACAACAACAATAACGAGCCCTCCTACCCCAAACAAAGGGACATGTATGAGCACTACCTGCTCCTAAAGTCCATTAAGAATGACATGGAGTGGGGCCTGCTGAAGAGGGAGATGGGTGGCAGCTTCCTGGAGATGACGGTGAAGCAGGAGGAGCCACAGCAGCAGATGAGTGGAGATGCTAAAGACTGCCCAGACCTGGAGAGCCAATTTCACTATCATCTCCACGGACTGTTTGGGGTTCTATCCAAACTCACTGTGCAGGCGGACCACCTCACGAATCGTTACAAGAGAGAAATCGGTGGTGGGAGCCTGTTGAGATAG